A genome region from Myroides fluvii includes the following:
- a CDS encoding outer membrane beta-barrel family protein: MVRIVIYIFMLLMSLVLQAQTTGAEIIRKVVDSKQEGLAFVTVIAKDDEGNVVVSFYTDEQGNYQLNPQNNIKQLEFSYVGFQTKRAAYDASLPRVIQLSEDSSLLDEVHITAKKPIIKREIDRLVFHVQNTPLATTNAWDIVKQTPGVNTIGDNLSIRGSQSILVTINDKKVMLTGEQLKSLLEGTEGTQVEAIEVITNPPAKYEAQGNAVLNIRLKKNNSYGYKGSVSERFKQTAYAYNTVSTQHSYTGEKINVSGSYSFGNGNTVRYNEDNVRYENGERWSSVMTRRNKMKGRHSFQSEMDVKLDSTLTFTIGGNGYINEQTKGDYVIPTLIYNPQDIVESSYTTFNKKRANMDTYTGYFMLDKTFNGDEKLVWSSYFTYDNQKDNQDVLTKLNFKEQEPAERFFATKDRQRTRLAVSGIDYSVDKESSKWELGGKYSLVSATYLLNFFDGKEREVNQNQEKSNAFDYQEINWAGYTSYTKQWGKWQVKAGVRGEYTGIQTQSTGMGSHNQSYFKLFPTAYLKYDLTDQQQLSLAYSKRIDRPSYSWMNPAKSYYNLFSYFQGDPDLKAAISHNFSLNYTFNELNVELFYNRELNPSMEISYQENESHMLIYHYTNIDKRQLAGMIVNYSYQILPVWSANSFLYLQQQEDYFYGVDQNLHKNDAFIVGGRLNTTVDLDKKSNWKAMLTYNFYTPSVQGSFKISGYQSTDFIMSRDFNKSRWSVNLYVYNIFGSDRQIISTKYANQNNYFKDYSDTQGFAIGIKCNLGNQKVKYNTKELDMQEKNRL, from the coding sequence ATGGTCCGTATAGTAATTTATATCTTTATGCTATTGATGAGTTTGGTGTTACAAGCACAAACAACAGGAGCTGAGATAATAAGAAAAGTAGTTGATAGTAAGCAAGAAGGATTGGCTTTTGTTACAGTAATAGCAAAAGACGACGAGGGAAATGTGGTAGTATCTTTTTATACTGATGAACAAGGAAATTATCAACTGAACCCGCAGAACAATATAAAGCAGCTGGAGTTCAGCTATGTGGGATTTCAAACGAAACGAGCAGCATATGATGCGTCGCTTCCGCGTGTTATTCAGTTGAGTGAAGATAGTTCGTTGTTGGATGAAGTGCACATCACTGCTAAAAAACCCATCATCAAACGAGAAATAGATCGCTTAGTGTTTCATGTTCAAAATACCCCTTTGGCGACGACGAATGCTTGGGATATTGTCAAACAAACCCCAGGAGTGAATACGATAGGAGACAACTTAAGCATCAGAGGGAGTCAAAGTATTTTGGTCACCATTAACGATAAAAAAGTCATGTTGACAGGAGAACAATTAAAATCGCTGTTAGAGGGAACTGAAGGAACACAGGTAGAGGCAATCGAAGTGATTACCAATCCTCCAGCAAAGTATGAAGCTCAGGGAAATGCTGTTCTGAATATTAGATTAAAAAAGAATAATTCTTATGGATATAAAGGAAGTGTTTCGGAGCGATTCAAGCAAACAGCATATGCCTATAATACAGTGAGCACACAGCATTCTTATACGGGAGAGAAGATAAATGTATCAGGTAGTTATTCTTTTGGTAATGGTAATACTGTTCGATACAATGAAGACAATGTGCGTTATGAAAATGGAGAAAGATGGAGTAGCGTGATGACGCGTAGGAATAAAATGAAAGGAAGACATAGTTTTCAGTCAGAAATGGATGTGAAATTGGATAGTACGCTTACGTTTACTATTGGTGGGAATGGATATATCAATGAACAAACTAAGGGAGATTATGTTATTCCTACTTTAATTTATAACCCTCAAGATATTGTGGAGTCCTCTTATACTACTTTTAATAAAAAGCGGGCAAATATGGATACCTATACGGGGTACTTTATGTTGGATAAGACTTTCAATGGAGATGAAAAATTAGTATGGTCATCATATTTTACATATGATAATCAAAAGGATAATCAAGATGTTTTAACGAAGTTGAATTTTAAAGAGCAAGAACCTGCAGAACGCTTTTTTGCTACGAAGGACAGACAACGTACTCGATTAGCTGTTTCCGGTATTGATTATTCGGTAGATAAAGAATCCTCAAAATGGGAATTAGGAGGAAAGTATAGTCTAGTTTCAGCCACTTATTTGTTGAATTTTTTTGATGGAAAAGAAAGAGAAGTCAACCAAAATCAAGAAAAGAGTAATGCTTTTGATTATCAAGAAATAAATTGGGCAGGATATACTTCCTACACCAAACAATGGGGAAAATGGCAGGTGAAAGCAGGTGTAAGAGGAGAGTATACGGGAATTCAAACCCAGAGTACCGGGATGGGAAGTCATAATCAATCGTACTTTAAATTGTTTCCTACGGCCTATTTGAAATATGATCTTACGGATCAGCAGCAATTGAGTTTGGCTTATAGCAAGCGTATTGATCGTCCATCTTATTCGTGGATGAATCCAGCGAAAAGCTACTATAATTTGTTTTCCTATTTTCAAGGAGATCCCGATTTGAAAGCTGCTATTAGTCATAATTTTAGTTTGAATTATACGTTTAATGAGTTGAATGTGGAGCTGTTTTACAATCGAGAATTAAATCCTTCGATGGAAATATCCTATCAAGAGAATGAGTCCCATATGTTGATTTATCACTATACGAATATTGATAAAAGACAGTTAGCAGGGATGATTGTTAATTACTCTTATCAAATTTTACCTGTTTGGTCGGCAAATTCATTTTTATACTTGCAACAACAAGAAGATTATTTCTATGGTGTAGATCAAAACTTACATAAGAATGATGCCTTTATCGTTGGCGGGCGTTTGAATACCACTGTAGATCTTGATAAAAAGAGCAATTGGAAAGCGATGTTAACCTATAATTTTTATACACCAAGTGTACAGGGTTCTTTTAAAATTAGTGGATATCAAAGCACGGATTTTATTATGAGTCGCGACTTTAACAAGAGTAGATGGTCTGTCAATTTGTATGTGTATAATATCTTTGGAAGTGATAGACAGATTATTAGTACAAAGTATGCTAACCAAAATAATTATTTTAAAGATTATAGTGATACCCAGGGATTTGCAATTGGGATAAAATGTAATTTAGGAAACCAAAAAGTGAAGTACAATACGAAAGAGTTAGATATGCAGGAAAAGAATCGTCTATAG
- a CDS encoding SLC13 family permease, whose protein sequence is MEFDYFDQIRKIRTGIRFYSELLIEASWSVWNIKTRIGIFFFSLLIAFLCTYFLTPEVFSEAQRYTFFILLFSILLWATEAIPPFAVGIMIIGFLVYTMGNMEGATISPQEISSTWSDSVIWIFLGGFFLSEGMRKTNLDLSLFKKTIAIFGSNPNKLVLGIILVTSILSLIISNTATAAMVLASVMPLIEREGKESPMSKAILISIPAAATFAGMISMVSTPPNLIVVDVLKTKGFTVNFTQWLFLGLVPAVILLAGFWWAIVKKYTSKVKGLDVSFVNQALEMTNSLRLQRLAVIVILVITVGMWMFGTTYHIPTAGAAMVPIMFLPMLGIITAEDVRKLPWDTLMLVAGGLSLGIAIKELLAPYYSQFLAGAEFNVVVMMIVFAVITVVFSNIMSSTATATILINIAAIVLPVDQLLPIGLVVGLCASCGLFLPVSTPPNAIVFGTGMLKQKDFRLGGMFGAFVGTIVIILWVLFLQEFTDFFEYLK, encoded by the coding sequence ATGGAGTTTGATTACTTTGACCAGATTCGCAAAATACGAACGGGAATTCGCTTTTACAGTGAATTATTAATAGAAGCTTCTTGGAGTGTATGGAATATCAAGACAAGGATTGGAATTTTTTTCTTTTCCTTACTTATCGCTTTTCTTTGTACTTATTTTTTGACGCCAGAGGTATTTTCTGAGGCACAACGCTATACTTTTTTTATCTTACTTTTTTCCATCTTACTGTGGGCGACGGAGGCAATACCTCCTTTTGCTGTGGGAATCATGATTATTGGTTTCTTAGTGTATACCATGGGCAATATGGAAGGAGCTACTATTTCTCCACAAGAAATATCTTCAACTTGGTCGGATAGTGTGATTTGGATTTTCTTAGGAGGATTCTTCCTCAGTGAGGGAATGCGAAAGACCAATCTCGATTTATCCTTATTCAAAAAGACAATTGCCATCTTTGGTTCTAATCCTAATAAACTGGTATTGGGAATCATCTTGGTAACCTCCATATTATCATTGATCATTTCGAATACGGCTACGGCTGCCATGGTTTTGGCTTCCGTGATGCCACTGATTGAGAGAGAGGGAAAAGAATCGCCTATGTCTAAAGCGATTTTAATTAGTATTCCTGCAGCTGCTACTTTTGCGGGAATGATCAGTATGGTTTCCACTCCTCCTAATTTAATTGTGGTCGATGTGCTGAAAACAAAAGGTTTTACCGTAAATTTTACGCAGTGGTTATTTTTGGGATTGGTACCTGCCGTTATTTTATTAGCGGGATTCTGGTGGGCTATTGTAAAAAAATATACATCAAAAGTGAAAGGACTAGATGTCTCTTTTGTGAATCAAGCGTTAGAAATGACCAATAGCTTGCGTTTGCAACGCTTAGCTGTAATTGTAATTTTAGTGATTACGGTAGGGATGTGGATGTTTGGTACTACATACCATATTCCAACTGCAGGAGCCGCTATGGTGCCGATTATGTTTCTGCCGATGTTGGGAATTATTACCGCAGAAGACGTGCGTAAACTCCCTTGGGACACGTTGATGCTTGTTGCAGGTGGTTTATCATTGGGTATTGCAATTAAAGAATTGTTAGCGCCTTATTACTCGCAATTTTTAGCAGGTGCAGAATTTAATGTTGTGGTGATGATGATTGTATTTGCTGTTATTACCGTTGTGTTTTCGAATATTATGAGTAGTACCGCAACCGCAACGATTTTAATAAACATTGCCGCTATCGTATTACCTGTAGATCAATTATTACCCATTGGATTGGTCGTTGGACTTTGTGCGTCTTGTGGGTTATTTTTACCTGTATCAACACCTCCTAATGCCATTGTATTCGGTACGGGAATGCTCAAACAAAAGGATTTTAGATTAGGGGGAATGTTCGGTGCTTTTGTGGGAACGATTGTTATTATCCTATGGGTATTATTCTTACAAGAATTCACTGATTTTTTTGAGTATTTAAAGTAA
- a CDS encoding type VI secretion system Vgr family protein encodes MKDIFSTYTGATDRTPFFSAANQQSNAVAIAKHYIPGVNQLVDVKFMAEGKELIHYKSFELKQSTQMHHAFAVSFSHDCLGVKETYRMEEAQKLLGKRLLVSMRYKNLRDKPERFFSGVITQVSFEQGHGSEGYLVLKGNSPTILLDQALHIQSFGGSAPDPLDYIVHKILDQGYHQNRLFQSSIKLSRAMTISYSCQYNETAYNYLARLAAMHGEQFFYDGEVLHFGELPHGEKPISLVYGRDVSQVEIRMQGRHVNRNLYGYNSFNHEHLRAASATDLGVKGTLAQASYARSKEIFKAPSLQQVPLKSPSDQDVLYAQRGVIGGEGIQVFVITGVTTIPFLYPGCVVELNMLQPNKKGSSHFTTVIITDIEHRVDALGQYKGEFKAVDAQTGYIPPSVFKSPMVEQHIGTVVSNEDPEGKGRVQVQFGWQDTSQHTDFIRVMSGDAGSSNQVKKNRGMVFIPEKGDQVMVSFVGNHPDRPFVMGSLFHGENAAGGGVNNQIKSIQTRSGHTLKFTEEKSIEIFDASGNYIVLDTTGKSITVSAPENILLTARNIQLQASENIVAHAGGNIRIQAEENIDQMAGENYYLTANNQYTTIVATTKVESKTYFVISESGRIETTLESLQLASTKEVENLSGKRVKMF; translated from the coding sequence ATGAAGGATATATTTTCAACTTATACCGGGGCAACAGACAGAACCCCTTTTTTTTCTGCTGCAAACCAACAGAGTAATGCCGTAGCCATTGCCAAACACTATATACCTGGGGTGAATCAATTAGTAGATGTCAAGTTTATGGCCGAGGGGAAAGAGTTGATTCACTATAAGAGTTTTGAGCTCAAACAAAGTACTCAAATGCATCATGCATTTGCAGTATCTTTTAGTCACGATTGCTTAGGAGTTAAAGAGACCTACCGCATGGAAGAAGCTCAAAAACTATTGGGTAAACGCCTCTTGGTTTCTATGCGCTATAAGAATCTACGAGATAAACCGGAGCGTTTTTTTTCAGGGGTTATTACTCAAGTAAGCTTTGAACAAGGGCATGGTAGTGAGGGGTATTTGGTTTTAAAAGGCAATAGCCCAACCATTCTTTTGGATCAGGCCCTTCATATTCAGAGTTTTGGAGGAAGTGCTCCTGACCCGTTGGATTATATTGTCCATAAGATTCTCGACCAGGGCTATCATCAGAATCGCCTGTTTCAGTCTAGCATAAAATTGTCTCGTGCAATGACTATTTCCTACAGTTGTCAGTACAATGAAACCGCCTATAATTATTTAGCGCGTTTAGCGGCTATGCATGGGGAACAATTTTTTTATGATGGGGAGGTTCTTCATTTTGGAGAATTACCCCATGGAGAAAAACCCATTTCATTGGTATATGGACGCGATGTTAGTCAGGTAGAAATACGCATGCAAGGGCGTCATGTCAATCGCAATCTCTATGGGTATAACAGTTTTAACCATGAACATTTACGGGCAGCTAGTGCAACAGATTTAGGGGTAAAAGGCACCTTGGCCCAGGCCTCTTATGCGCGATCCAAAGAAATTTTCAAAGCGCCTTCTCTACAGCAAGTCCCGCTAAAGTCCCCTAGCGATCAAGATGTTTTATACGCTCAACGCGGTGTAATTGGCGGTGAAGGGATTCAAGTGTTTGTCATTACAGGAGTTACGACGATTCCCTTCTTATATCCCGGTTGTGTGGTTGAGTTGAATATGCTACAACCCAATAAAAAAGGGAGTAGTCATTTTACAACTGTAATTATTACGGATATAGAACACAGGGTTGATGCTTTAGGTCAATATAAAGGCGAGTTTAAAGCAGTTGATGCGCAAACGGGGTATATACCTCCTTCTGTTTTTAAATCTCCTATGGTAGAACAACATATCGGTACGGTAGTCAGCAATGAAGATCCCGAGGGGAAAGGACGCGTACAGGTACAGTTTGGCTGGCAAGACACGAGCCAGCACACCGATTTCATTCGGGTAATGAGTGGAGATGCAGGAAGTAGTAATCAAGTAAAAAAGAATCGCGGTATGGTTTTTATACCCGAAAAAGGCGATCAAGTAATGGTGAGTTTTGTGGGTAATCACCCCGATCGTCCGTTTGTGATGGGGAGTTTATTTCACGGAGAAAACGCAGCTGGAGGAGGTGTAAACAACCAAATTAAGAGTATCCAAACCCGCAGTGGTCATACCCTTAAGTTTACAGAAGAGAAATCCATCGAGATCTTTGATGCTAGTGGAAACTACATTGTACTGGATACAACTGGAAAAAGTATCACCGTATCCGCACCAGAAAATATCCTGCTTACAGCGAGAAACATCCAACTTCAAGCCAGTGAAAATATTGTAGCTCATGCTGGTGGGAATATTCGCATACAAGCAGAAGAAAATATCGATCAGATGGCAGGAGAAAATTATTATTTGACAGCAAATAATCAGTATACGACGATTGTAGCTACAACGAAAGTAGAGAGTAAAACCTATTTTGTGATTAGTGAATCGGGTCGAATAGAAACAACTCTAGAAAGCTTGCAATTAGCTTCTACTAAAGAAGTGGAGAATTTGAGCGGTAAAAGAGTAAAAATGTTCTAA
- a CDS encoding DUF4280 domain-containing protein codes for MKNETPELVPQEPQKQIAMRNSLIVSEEWIEKGKQQTVDSKVAAKPKEKSRAETEAAEETLPLSEYIVCLGAKCQCTGNPSVFSTLSIKTHQKYYVNAADKLVATIEDNQFEEGGSPFKLCKHKKGNDKTCTYQAEGFWKVKENDHFPLVGHKDVLTETGKLRCVIGGELSIFTHGQTVSVTAEEVEEIKETFPNLPTLNCLLDFDALLDIASEVTYVSNVNRLELTNTAHIKIGALADGGAQTLRVLKGEQLAFKATTPSNQSGRYISWSVTESLPGSNLLDAGKTGQHITLEITSENAIYKAVETTSRTFSVTPTQVGTYLVSAARKPKDQKKKPYYATFYYYLEVVEHASIQALELSNKAQEVRRGDEVVFTMHSDVELPEAQLDLLSLRVTVQSAHEADNIAVIYRAKGSPAFVQEGNKIKATFTCSNINVYRVQVYYNDQPLSEIPTQTFEVTLNKVLSFTPKVERIRLGSEVVFTAQLLDEKNINSSAVNWRIKAPNSSFFRDYLVKNKIVSLSFPQVGKYEIECVYGSWFTVKNKCQNTIEVVDNSLERINLTPSLVSPKGETTAHGVYRKSMFSVTLEFPLGYQPPTDEAGYVSTSEVERPGVFKRIWNWVKPSQEQQAIPRMTNNRDTEIVWRLSYIKGPKKKSGFDFYLNYAHPQGEEIPVENESTTAEKEEILSHQLLDSVLIYPVSTTQEEIELRSNIDALSFQLEEQGTYRLEVTVNGSSLSCEIECIEGRVNRWEFVDDYDQLIHNLSFNEDFSIVAELEGYENTQASIAYWYDYRNRKKEVLELYRDTLSFDSNGKGTHTVKKSSEFWKNFAQKAPEGKGEEYAIFFTISEEIGLSNVKRNLFNSQEALEGFIFPTDTTNTYGVISKSLRFEAYFNKENHQRLVEPRLYGQPLEVQVRRIEGRYTPFRSAPDGIDLNTLREYQSQSLETRI; via the coding sequence ATGAAAAACGAAACCCCTGAATTAGTGCCTCAAGAGCCTCAAAAGCAAATAGCTATGCGTAACAGTTTGATTGTTAGTGAAGAATGGATTGAAAAGGGAAAACAGCAGACTGTGGATTCAAAAGTCGCTGCAAAGCCAAAAGAAAAGTCTAGGGCTGAAACAGAAGCCGCAGAAGAAACGCTACCGCTATCCGAGTATATCGTCTGTTTAGGAGCGAAATGCCAATGTACAGGTAATCCCAGTGTTTTTTCAACTTTGTCGATAAAGACGCACCAAAAGTATTACGTCAATGCGGCGGATAAACTAGTTGCGACCATTGAAGACAACCAGTTTGAGGAAGGAGGTTCTCCATTTAAGCTGTGTAAACACAAAAAGGGCAACGATAAAACTTGCACCTATCAGGCAGAGGGATTTTGGAAGGTAAAAGAAAATGATCATTTTCCTTTGGTTGGCCATAAGGATGTTTTGACTGAAACTGGAAAATTGCGCTGTGTGATTGGCGGTGAATTATCCATTTTTACCCATGGTCAGACTGTGAGTGTCACAGCAGAAGAAGTTGAGGAAATCAAAGAGACTTTCCCCAATTTGCCCACTTTGAATTGTCTGTTGGATTTTGATGCTCTCTTGGATATCGCTAGTGAGGTAACCTATGTCTCCAACGTCAATCGATTGGAACTGACCAATACAGCACACATCAAAATTGGTGCACTTGCCGATGGTGGAGCACAGACTTTGCGTGTTCTCAAAGGGGAACAACTTGCGTTTAAAGCGACAACCCCTTCCAATCAAAGTGGAAGGTATATTAGTTGGAGTGTTACGGAATCCCTACCTGGATCAAACTTGCTCGATGCAGGAAAAACAGGGCAGCATATCACCTTGGAAATTACCTCAGAAAATGCAATCTACAAGGCAGTAGAAACAACTAGTCGCACGTTTTCTGTAACACCAACACAAGTGGGAACTTACTTAGTTTCTGCAGCGAGAAAGCCCAAAGATCAAAAAAAGAAACCCTATTATGCTACATTCTACTACTATTTGGAAGTGGTGGAGCATGCCAGCATACAAGCCCTAGAACTAAGTAACAAGGCTCAAGAGGTTCGCCGAGGGGATGAGGTGGTTTTTACCATGCACAGCGACGTTGAATTGCCCGAAGCTCAATTGGATCTATTGAGCCTTCGTGTTACCGTTCAAAGTGCACACGAAGCAGATAATATAGCCGTGATTTATAGAGCGAAAGGAAGCCCTGCTTTTGTGCAAGAAGGAAATAAGATCAAAGCTACCTTTACCTGTTCAAATATCAATGTGTATCGCGTACAGGTCTATTACAATGACCAACCTTTAAGCGAGATTCCAACGCAAACGTTTGAGGTTACCCTCAATAAAGTCCTTTCTTTTACTCCTAAAGTAGAACGCATTCGCTTAGGGAGCGAGGTAGTATTTACAGCTCAACTTCTCGATGAAAAAAATATAAACTCCAGTGCCGTAAATTGGAGAATTAAGGCACCCAATAGCTCGTTTTTTCGAGATTACCTTGTTAAAAATAAAATAGTGAGCCTATCCTTTCCACAAGTGGGAAAGTATGAGATTGAATGTGTTTACGGTAGTTGGTTTACCGTAAAAAACAAGTGCCAAAATACCATTGAAGTGGTCGATAACTCCCTTGAGCGCATTAATCTAACCCCTAGTCTAGTTTCACCAAAAGGAGAAACCACAGCCCATGGCGTTTACCGCAAAAGCATGTTCTCCGTGACCTTGGAATTCCCCCTAGGCTATCAGCCTCCAACGGATGAGGCTGGCTATGTATCGACAAGCGAAGTAGAACGACCAGGTGTGTTTAAAAGAATATGGAACTGGGTGAAGCCTTCCCAAGAACAGCAGGCGATTCCGCGTATGACAAACAATCGGGATACGGAGATTGTGTGGCGTTTGAGCTATATCAAAGGACCGAAGAAAAAGAGCGGCTTCGACTTTTATCTCAATTATGCCCATCCCCAAGGAGAAGAAATACCCGTTGAGAATGAATCTACAACTGCGGAAAAAGAAGAAATCCTTTCCCATCAACTGTTGGATTCCGTACTGATTTATCCCGTTTCTACCACGCAAGAGGAAATAGAATTGCGATCGAATATCGATGCGCTAAGTTTTCAATTGGAAGAGCAAGGAACCTATCGCTTAGAAGTAACGGTCAACGGCAGTAGTCTAAGCTGTGAAATAGAATGTATAGAAGGAAGGGTCAACCGCTGGGAGTTTGTGGATGATTACGATCAACTTATACACAATCTGAGTTTTAATGAGGATTTTAGTATTGTCGCTGAGCTTGAAGGGTATGAAAATACCCAAGCCAGTATCGCGTATTGGTATGACTATCGCAATCGCAAAAAAGAAGTACTTGAACTATATCGAGACACCCTTTCCTTTGACAGCAACGGAAAGGGTACACATACGGTGAAGAAATCCTCGGAATTTTGGAAGAATTTTGCGCAAAAGGCCCCAGAAGGAAAAGGAGAAGAATACGCTATATTTTTCACGATTAGCGAAGAGATAGGATTATCCAATGTCAAGCGAAACTTATTTAATAGCCAAGAAGCCTTAGAAGGTTTTATTTTTCCGACAGACACAACCAATACCTATGGGGTAATTAGCAAATCGCTGCGCTTTGAGGCGTATTTCAACAAGGAAAATCACCAACGCCTAGTAGAACCGCGATTGTATGGACAGCCTTTAGAAGTGCAAGTACGCCGTATAGAAGGGCGTTACACTCCGTTCAGGAGTGCCCCTGATGGCATTGACCTTAACACTTTACGAGAATACCAATCTCAATCTCTGGAAACTCGAATTTAA
- a CDS encoding CHAP domain-containing protein: protein MALTLTLYENTNLNLWKLEFKDRKATSMDLKIEQGKNTVYTPLLDTCEEAIYKASTHEQDRKSKILPRVFYMGISYEIEEEVSYWGLKQIKKKVIEELFPRGYTRNLANNDLLVNPLRSEIEAGISDNEIKKRIKQNEETIARYRAEGKFGHQYLHQLKLVKEITFGQAFTDKKIPVKVERAPHRLPDTVTHEKCPNCIAPVTVTQLAEIFKGSDQTILEAVAKAYTDYMTEFKMNTCWNKAHFFAQVVAESGSPLKIREENLNYSALLLETGNERRNGKQWVKGDTANGVGGYYADGNYRAKPIRLNNFIGNKVNANAYGRKDLTALNDNGIQAANQTKIADLAYGGRFGNNKDEPGGEGAKFKGRGYIQITFRASYEQANKYTKKILGVDVLTEAGARKVGTDPEVAMIASMAYWAWNQKEANHYSNLERDVNEVSKKVGNNVAYAEKKKAFDDKTAKVFDIDTCTFTYFPDHGDGVLEMMKRYAKEGKKYKKDSNRTSLKYKDIKEVDCSEFVCIYLHLLGLTKDVAWLTTGDMVSEGAFLKNGSYKKLLNEGCSIEQVDGKDGVFDPNFEPQPGDIFVWRKDGGDGHTGIVYDYDSTTEMVTILEAIGFTGSQDDKYHLAHIGIVQYKELERLSYANQTRVSYYQLIGKALQTHAGWKGYFRPKGYRKTL, encoded by the coding sequence ATGGCATTGACCTTAACACTTTACGAGAATACCAATCTCAATCTCTGGAAACTCGAATTTAAAGACCGCAAAGCCACTTCGATGGACTTGAAGATTGAACAAGGAAAAAACACAGTCTATACGCCTCTATTAGATACGTGTGAGGAGGCTATTTACAAAGCATCTACCCATGAACAAGATCGAAAATCCAAGATTCTCCCTCGCGTATTTTACATGGGGATTTCTTATGAAATCGAAGAAGAAGTCAGCTATTGGGGACTCAAACAAATCAAAAAGAAAGTCATTGAAGAACTCTTTCCTAGGGGGTATACCCGAAACCTTGCAAATAACGACTTGTTGGTGAATCCACTACGATCGGAAATAGAAGCGGGAATAAGCGACAATGAAATCAAAAAACGAATCAAACAGAACGAAGAAACGATTGCGCGATACCGAGCAGAGGGAAAATTTGGACACCAATACTTGCATCAGCTAAAACTAGTAAAGGAAATAACGTTTGGTCAGGCGTTTACCGATAAGAAAATCCCCGTCAAAGTAGAACGCGCTCCACATCGATTACCCGATACGGTTACGCATGAAAAATGTCCGAATTGCATTGCTCCAGTGACTGTAACTCAACTTGCAGAAATTTTTAAAGGATCAGATCAGACCATTCTTGAGGCAGTAGCAAAAGCCTATACCGATTATATGACGGAATTTAAAATGAATACGTGTTGGAATAAAGCCCATTTTTTTGCTCAAGTAGTTGCGGAGTCTGGAAGTCCATTAAAAATCAGAGAGGAAAATCTCAATTATTCGGCTTTGTTGCTAGAAACCGGAAATGAAAGAAGAAATGGAAAACAATGGGTAAAAGGGGATACAGCGAATGGAGTTGGAGGATACTATGCTGATGGAAATTATAGAGCAAAGCCTATTCGATTAAATAATTTTATCGGTAATAAAGTAAATGCGAATGCCTATGGACGGAAGGATTTAACCGCATTGAATGATAATGGCATACAAGCAGCAAATCAAACAAAAATAGCAGACTTAGCTTACGGAGGAAGATTTGGAAACAATAAGGACGAACCTGGTGGAGAAGGAGCTAAGTTTAAAGGTCGAGGTTATATTCAAATTACGTTTCGCGCCAGTTACGAACAAGCGAATAAGTATACCAAAAAAATTTTAGGAGTTGATGTATTGACAGAGGCAGGCGCAAGAAAAGTAGGTACTGATCCGGAAGTCGCTATGATTGCCAGTATGGCTTATTGGGCATGGAATCAAAAAGAAGCGAATCATTATAGTAATCTCGAAAGGGATGTTAACGAGGTATCAAAAAAAGTAGGAAATAATGTTGCGTATGCAGAGAAGAAAAAAGCTTTTGATGATAAAACAGCTAAGGTTTTTGATATTGATACTTGCACCTTTACTTACTTTCCAGATCATGGAGATGGGGTATTGGAGATGATGAAGCGATATGCAAAAGAAGGAAAAAAATACAAAAAAGACAGCAACCGAACAAGTTTAAAGTACAAGGATATCAAAGAAGTTGATTGCTCGGAGTTTGTATGCATCTACCTGCATTTATTGGGACTAACGAAAGATGTTGCCTGGTTAACTACTGGAGATATGGTTTCTGAAGGAGCTTTCCTGAAAAATGGCAGTTACAAAAAATTACTCAACGAGGGATGTAGTATAGAACAGGTCGATGGTAAAGATGGTGTTTTTGATCCGAATTTTGAACCACAACCAGGGGATATATTTGTGTGGAGGAAAGATGGAGGAGATGGTCACACAGGAATTGTCTATGATTATGATTCTACTACTGAAATGGTGACTATTTTAGAAGCAATTGGATTTACTGGCAGTCAAGATGATAAGTATCATTTAGCACACATTGGGATTGTACAATATAAGGAGCTAGAGAGATTGTCTTATGCAAATCAGACTAGAGTATCTTATTATCAATTGATAGGGAAAGCATTACAGACACATGCTGGATGGAAAGGGTATTTTCGACCAAAAGGATATCGTAAAACATTATAA
- a CDS encoding CHAP domain-containing protein codes for MTTGDMVSEGAFLKNGSYKKLLNEGCRIEHVDGKDGVFDLNFEPQPGDIFVWSRSVRDGHTGIVYTYNKTTKIVTILEALTESGDMDTHINTKFSILTPKERNEIKDSGSENNKTRVSYYRLKRRSITSTYWMERVFSTKRIS; via the coding sequence TTGACTACTGGAGATATGGTTTCTGAAGGAGCTTTCCTGAAAAATGGCAGTTACAAAAAATTACTCAATGAGGGATGTCGTATAGAACATGTTGATGGTAAAGATGGCGTTTTTGATCTGAATTTTGAACCACAACCAGGGGATATATTTGTGTGGAGTAGATCTGTTAGGGATGGGCATACAGGTATCGTATATACCTATAATAAAACGACTAAGATAGTGACCATTTTAGAGGCATTAACAGAGAGTGGTGATATGGATACACATATCAATACTAAATTTTCGATTTTAACTCCAAAAGAGAGAAATGAAATAAAAGATAGTGGTTCAGAAAATAATAAAACTAGAGTATCATATTACCGATTGAAAAGGAGGAGCATTACAAGTACATACTGGATGGAAAGGGTATTTTCGACCAAAAGGATATCGTAA